In a single window of the Microbacterium sulfonylureivorans genome:
- a CDS encoding class I SAM-dependent methyltransferase: protein MDYSPDALRRRPDVEGPGLPASDAADRLILDESATARADAAAEIVVIGDGYGALTLGAAADGGRGIRVHQDALTGEQALAANADEFALGGTFASMPLTADLVRGAKVVLLRLPRSLDALRDIAGVIAASASPEVVVFAGGRVKHMTPAMNDVLREHFERVDVTHARQKSRVLIARGPHDGRDPEPRCEQHDGLIVCAYGGVFAGTSIDIGTRFLLAHLPAPDGAAGAVIDLACGTGVVAATLALRHPALRVYACDQSAAAVASARATAEANGVAERVEVSRDDMLRSRADGSAAFIALNPPFHVGSAVHEGVAPRLFADAARALRPGGELWTVWNSALQYRSALERLVGPTRQVARNAKFTVTVSTRR from the coding sequence GTGGACTACTCCCCCGATGCGCTCCGCCGCCGGCCCGACGTCGAGGGGCCCGGCCTTCCGGCGTCGGATGCCGCGGACCGACTGATCCTCGACGAGTCTGCGACCGCGCGAGCCGATGCCGCGGCCGAGATCGTCGTCATCGGCGACGGCTACGGCGCCCTCACCCTGGGCGCCGCCGCCGACGGAGGACGAGGCATCCGCGTCCATCAGGACGCCCTCACGGGCGAGCAGGCCCTCGCGGCGAACGCCGATGAGTTCGCGCTCGGCGGCACCTTCGCGTCGATGCCGCTCACCGCGGACCTGGTGCGCGGCGCGAAGGTCGTGCTGCTCAGGCTCCCCCGGTCGCTCGACGCGCTCCGCGACATCGCAGGCGTGATCGCCGCCTCCGCGTCGCCGGAGGTCGTCGTCTTCGCCGGCGGACGCGTGAAGCACATGACCCCCGCGATGAACGATGTGCTGCGCGAGCACTTCGAACGGGTCGACGTCACTCACGCGCGTCAGAAGTCGCGCGTCCTCATCGCCCGCGGCCCGCACGACGGACGAGACCCCGAGCCGCGGTGCGAGCAGCACGACGGGCTGATCGTGTGCGCATACGGCGGGGTGTTCGCGGGCACGTCGATCGACATCGGCACCCGGTTCCTGCTGGCGCACCTCCCGGCCCCAGACGGTGCAGCGGGGGCGGTGATCGACCTGGCGTGCGGCACCGGCGTCGTCGCGGCGACGCTCGCGCTGCGGCATCCCGCGCTGCGGGTCTACGCGTGCGATCAGTCCGCCGCTGCGGTCGCCTCGGCGCGGGCGACCGCCGAGGCGAACGGCGTCGCCGAGCGCGTCGAGGTCTCACGCGACGACATGCTCCGCAGCCGTGCCGACGGGAGCGCGGCGTTCATCGCGCTGAACCCGCCCTTCCACGTCGGATCCGCCGTCCATGAGGGCGTCGCGCCGCGACTGTTCGCCGACGCGGCCCGCGCGCTGCGCCCCGGCGGCGAGCTGTGGACCGTCTGGAACTCGGCTCTGCAGTACCGGTCCGCTCTCGAGCGGCTGGTCGGTCCGACGCGTCAGGTCGCGCGCAACGCGAAGTTCACCGTGACGGTGTCGACCCGGCGGTGA
- a CDS encoding collagen-like protein, with translation MSSESTPPITEPPAAGAASPPVGVSRMTLVWFGLAIVILAFFAAFLGSWLARSVDTTEPIAAASPTPTPEQTATVEDYEAALEEILPAGSAVRAGSGVPEEGKGSDGDVYIDVASADVYLFDEDWTLVGNIRESAAENLTGATGAAGAQGETGSQGETGSQGETGSQGETGAQGEAGESGTQVTLGVGAPAEETCAADDIFIDTSAPMFYQCTDGAWVSFAPPTSPEE, from the coding sequence CGGCGTGAGCCGCATGACGCTGGTGTGGTTCGGGCTCGCCATCGTCATCCTGGCCTTCTTCGCGGCGTTCCTCGGATCGTGGCTGGCGCGGTCGGTCGACACGACCGAGCCGATCGCCGCGGCGTCGCCCACGCCGACGCCCGAGCAGACGGCCACGGTCGAGGACTACGAGGCTGCGCTGGAGGAGATCCTCCCCGCAGGATCCGCGGTCCGCGCCGGTTCCGGCGTACCGGAGGAGGGCAAGGGCTCGGACGGCGACGTGTACATCGACGTCGCGTCCGCCGACGTCTACCTGTTCGACGAGGACTGGACGCTGGTCGGCAACATCCGCGAGTCGGCCGCGGAGAACCTCACCGGCGCGACGGGTGCCGCAGGCGCCCAGGGCGAGACCGGGTCCCAGGGCGAGACCGGGTCGCAGGGCGAGACCGGGTCGCAGGGCGAGACGGGTGCGCAAGGCGAGGCGGGCGAGTCGGGAACGCAGGTGACCCTCGGGGTCGGTGCGCCGGCTGAAGAGACCTGCGCGGCAGACGACATCTTCATCGACACGTCCGCCCCGATGTTCTACCAATGCACGGACGGCGCATGGGTGTCGTTCGCGCCGCCGACGTCGCCGGAGGAGTGA